From a single Rhodococcus qingshengii JCM 15477 genomic region:
- a CDS encoding TIGR03086 family metal-binding protein: MTSTEISPAQRYRDLAAGFTARIDAVPADRWDDDSPCEGWTARDVVRHVLDSERDMVKVVGLELAPGPSVDDDPSAAWAAVRNSMQEILDDPAKSTLEYDGHFGRTNLGATVEGFLCFDLVIHGWDLAAATGTDTTMRDADVEWVSEIAAGLGESIRMSGVCGPEIQVPDNADKATKLLAFLGRKA, encoded by the coding sequence ATGACTTCAACAGAGATCTCCCCCGCCCAGCGTTATCGGGATCTGGCTGCCGGATTCACGGCCCGGATCGACGCCGTACCCGCCGACCGCTGGGACGACGATTCCCCCTGCGAGGGCTGGACCGCCCGCGACGTGGTGAGACACGTGCTCGACAGCGAACGAGACATGGTCAAGGTAGTCGGCCTGGAATTGGCACCCGGTCCGTCGGTCGACGACGACCCGTCGGCAGCCTGGGCGGCCGTCCGCAATTCGATGCAGGAAATTCTGGACGATCCGGCAAAGTCCACCCTGGAATACGACGGACACTTCGGCAGGACCAACCTCGGGGCCACGGTCGAGGGGTTCTTGTGTTTCGATCTGGTCATCCACGGTTGGGACCTCGCGGCCGCAACCGGCACCGATACGACGATGCGAGACGCGGACGTGGAGTGGGTGTCGGAGATCGCCGCGGGCCTGGGCGAGTCGATCCGCATGAGCGGTGTGTGCGGCCCGGAAATACAGGTTCCGGACAACGCTGACAAAGCGACGAAACTCCTTGCCTTCCTCGGCCGGAAGGCGTGA
- a CDS encoding TetR/AcrR family transcriptional regulator — protein MPERRKSSTSPDLLAAALFDVAAESGLENASVREVAKRAGVSIGAVQHHFSTKDEMFAFALRTLVDRLLTRLAESSADADPHTALFQALSQLLPLDEQRTREAHVLAAFAVRAATSESLSEIRRTTLFTIRTGISTVLIGIGTPEAETRAALLLSTVNGLALDALGSPAMYPPQYLDHALETQIRLTLHDAENPLASVGLAS, from the coding sequence ATGCCGGAACGCCGAAAATCCTCCACGAGTCCAGACCTGCTTGCGGCGGCATTGTTCGATGTCGCCGCGGAATCCGGACTGGAAAATGCCAGCGTTCGCGAGGTCGCAAAACGGGCGGGTGTCTCGATCGGCGCAGTGCAACATCATTTCTCGACCAAGGACGAGATGTTCGCATTCGCACTGCGAACACTCGTCGATCGATTGTTGACGCGACTGGCCGAATCGTCCGCCGACGCAGACCCGCATACCGCCCTGTTCCAGGCACTCTCGCAACTCCTGCCCCTCGACGAGCAACGCACGCGTGAGGCGCATGTGCTCGCCGCGTTTGCCGTGCGCGCCGCAACCAGTGAGTCACTCTCCGAAATCCGCCGGACAACCCTGTTCACAATCCGCACCGGCATCTCGACAGTTCTGATCGGCATCGGAACTCCGGAAGCGGAAACCAGAGCGGCACTTCTGCTTTCAACCGTCAATGGATTGGCACTCGACGCACTCGGAAGCCCCGCCATGTATCCGCCGCAGTACCTCGATCACGCTTTGGAAACCCAGATCCGCCTCACCCTGCACGACGCCGAGAACCCGCTCGCCTCCGTCGGGCTCGCCAGCTGA
- a CDS encoding queuosine precursor transporter, protein MTDVTAQDQQDESTHETKFAHVSRGYYPTIVALFTATLLISNVAATKGVAFFADSDFSLGPLQILPIITDGGFFLFPLAYVLGDVLSEVYGFKATRRAIYLGFGALILAAACFWIAVQLPSAEFYENQAALETVVGVIPRLLVAGLAAYLVGQLLNSLVLVMMKKRMQEKHLWARLIGSTVVGEFADTLIFCSIAAGVIGISTWEDFINYVLVGFLWKTLVEVLVMPITYRVIAYVKKREPTYA, encoded by the coding sequence ATGACGGACGTGACAGCTCAGGATCAGCAAGACGAATCGACCCACGAAACCAAATTTGCGCACGTCAGCCGGGGTTATTACCCGACGATCGTCGCGCTCTTCACCGCAACGCTGCTGATCTCGAACGTGGCGGCGACCAAGGGGGTCGCCTTCTTTGCGGATTCCGACTTCTCGCTCGGTCCCTTGCAGATTCTGCCCATCATCACCGATGGTGGATTCTTCTTGTTCCCGCTCGCCTACGTCCTCGGTGACGTGCTCAGCGAGGTCTACGGCTTCAAAGCGACCCGACGCGCGATCTACCTGGGCTTCGGCGCACTGATTCTTGCCGCTGCGTGCTTCTGGATTGCAGTGCAACTCCCGTCGGCAGAGTTCTACGAGAACCAGGCCGCCCTCGAAACCGTGGTCGGTGTCATTCCCCGGCTACTGGTCGCAGGCTTGGCCGCCTACCTCGTCGGACAGCTACTGAACTCACTGGTTCTGGTCATGATGAAAAAGCGCATGCAGGAGAAGCATCTGTGGGCGCGACTGATCGGCTCGACCGTCGTCGGCGAATTCGCCGATACCCTCATCTTCTGTTCCATCGCGGCCGGTGTCATCGGCATCAGCACATGGGAAGACTTCATCAACTACGTGCTGGTCGGCTTCCTGTGGAAGACGCTTGTCGAGGTTCTGGTCATGCCGATCACCTACCGCGTCATCGCATACGTGAAGAAGCGCGAACCGACCTACGCCTGA
- a CDS encoding CaiB/BaiF CoA-transferase family protein, which yields MVHPPVRVVEISSPFARFAGRILVGLGFEVILVEPPTGDPSRTESQGDSYLHWHAGKKSVVLDIDDSNDRLAFEALLRSADVLLDGSATGALRDNRGSLVHVRVTPFGTTGPRSDWKATNLTVAALGGMMAQVGDPEHPPLLLPELQAEQLAGINAAIGVLLGLRSQSKGHNPLLEISAQECVAAALEAGTLAYIHEDRVPPRPGRVHPLVPHGLFQAADGYVGGGLGGSPRMWDGMLAWLIDNDAQDDLDQPEWSDAVYRKTHQEHIFDVLSAFIAKWPKEEFAVSAQSRKLPWAAVDRPEELLRNPQLNDRDFFTDVTGDHGTYRDLGFGFAFPEGRRIGTLEAARLGQHQELLKATSPVAVNETHEFSGGSTPSLEGVRVLDLTWVLAGPYGTRILADHGADVIKVESIGRPDPTRFAPFMHLSRGPHDNPNTSGYFNDVNRNKRSITLDTRSAEGLSVLRDLIRNSDVVVENFSSSVMDKMGLGYEQLRELKPDIIYVSMSGMGHTGPRKDWVSYADIVSASTGLTALTGWNADDVVGVIYGHGDIVAGLQAGVAMLAALDYRDRTGRGQHVDLSQLEAMAAHMGTSVLRAARSQSPDPIGNSHHELAPHGVYPCLGSDRWCSIAVRDTTEWNALCRIIEAEKWIGNPDFASAESRQADHERIDDAIADWTRTLSPETVMERLQSAGIAAGTVQDGRDLVESDPHLRARSFYSAQEHPLAGTFLHEGIPVRRNSEPGSIRRAAPVLGADTDDVLESVLGYSDELIAGLRDQSILS from the coding sequence GTGGTGCATCCCCCGGTACGGGTCGTAGAGATTTCCAGTCCGTTTGCGCGATTCGCCGGGCGCATCCTGGTCGGGCTGGGTTTCGAGGTCATTCTGGTAGAACCACCCACCGGTGACCCCAGTCGCACCGAGTCCCAGGGTGATTCGTACTTGCATTGGCATGCGGGCAAGAAGTCCGTTGTCCTCGATATCGACGACAGCAACGATCGCCTCGCTTTCGAAGCACTGCTGCGCAGTGCCGACGTCCTGCTCGACGGCAGCGCGACCGGCGCTCTACGCGACAACCGAGGATCTCTCGTTCACGTACGAGTGACACCCTTCGGCACAACCGGACCGCGAAGTGACTGGAAGGCAACAAATCTGACCGTCGCGGCACTCGGCGGGATGATGGCCCAGGTCGGCGATCCCGAGCACCCTCCACTGCTGCTCCCCGAACTCCAGGCTGAGCAGCTCGCCGGAATCAATGCCGCAATCGGCGTGCTTCTCGGACTGCGTTCGCAATCCAAGGGCCACAACCCGTTGCTGGAGATCAGCGCTCAGGAATGTGTTGCCGCCGCGCTGGAAGCGGGCACTCTTGCCTACATTCACGAGGACCGCGTACCACCGCGTCCGGGCCGGGTACATCCGCTCGTTCCGCACGGACTGTTCCAGGCCGCCGACGGTTATGTCGGTGGCGGCCTCGGCGGTAGCCCCCGCATGTGGGACGGCATGCTGGCCTGGCTGATCGACAACGATGCTCAGGACGATCTCGATCAACCGGAGTGGTCCGACGCGGTCTACCGAAAGACGCATCAGGAACACATTTTCGACGTTCTGTCCGCCTTCATCGCGAAGTGGCCGAAGGAAGAATTCGCGGTCAGCGCGCAGTCACGCAAGTTGCCGTGGGCAGCGGTCGACCGGCCCGAAGAACTGCTGCGTAACCCGCAACTCAACGACCGGGACTTCTTCACCGACGTGACCGGAGATCACGGTACCTACCGCGATCTCGGGTTCGGCTTCGCTTTCCCCGAAGGCCGGCGCATCGGAACGCTCGAGGCTGCCCGGTTGGGCCAGCATCAGGAACTCTTGAAGGCCACCTCGCCTGTGGCAGTGAACGAAACCCACGAGTTCAGCGGTGGCAGCACGCCCAGCCTCGAAGGTGTCCGCGTCCTGGATCTCACGTGGGTGTTGGCGGGCCCGTACGGCACCAGAATCCTTGCCGACCACGGTGCCGATGTCATCAAGGTCGAATCGATCGGACGCCCGGACCCGACTCGCTTTGCACCTTTCATGCATCTCTCGCGAGGACCGCACGACAATCCGAACACCAGCGGGTACTTCAACGACGTCAACCGCAACAAGCGCAGCATCACACTCGATACCCGATCCGCAGAGGGCCTTTCGGTACTGCGCGACCTGATCAGGAACTCCGACGTCGTGGTCGAGAATTTCAGCTCGTCGGTCATGGACAAGATGGGGCTCGGCTACGAACAACTCCGGGAGCTCAAACCGGACATCATCTACGTGTCGATGTCCGGGATGGGTCACACCGGTCCTCGCAAGGACTGGGTGTCGTATGCCGACATCGTTTCGGCAAGTACCGGTTTGACCGCACTGACCGGCTGGAACGCCGATGACGTTGTCGGAGTCATCTACGGCCATGGCGACATCGTCGCCGGACTGCAAGCCGGCGTCGCGATGCTGGCAGCCCTCGACTACCGCGACCGGACCGGCCGGGGACAGCACGTAGACCTGTCACAACTCGAAGCCATGGCAGCGCACATGGGTACCAGCGTTCTCCGAGCCGCCCGGTCACAGTCCCCCGATCCGATCGGCAACAGCCATCACGAACTGGCACCACACGGCGTGTACCCGTGCCTCGGCAGCGACCGGTGGTGCTCGATTGCCGTTCGCGATACCACGGAATGGAATGCATTGTGCCGCATCATCGAAGCAGAGAAATGGATCGGCAATCCTGACTTCGCGAGTGCAGAAAGCCGCCAAGCCGATCACGAACGTATCGACGACGCCATCGCCGACTGGACCAGGACTCTGTCACCCGAAACCGTCATGGAACGCTTGCAATCGGCGGGTATCGCGGCCGGCACCGTCCAGGACGGACGCGACCTGGTCGAGAGCGATCCACATCTTCGGGCACGCAGTTTCTATTCGGCACAGGAACATCCCCTCGCCGGAACATTCCTCCACGAAGGCATCCCCGTTCGCCGGAACTCCGAACCCGGCTCGATCCGACGCGCTGCGCCGGTGCTGGGCGCGGACACCGACGACGTCCTCGAGTCGGTGCTCGGATACAGCGACGAACTGATCGCCGGACTTCGCGACCAGTCGATCCTGTCCTGA
- a CDS encoding EAL domain-containing protein, with translation MVRELREALDDHQFEVLYQPQVNLNSSAIISYEALLRWRHPLRGLIEPQDFMRSAESSGLIIPIGLQALEMICAQTASWPEHMMVAVNFSPRQLATPHAAHEILGALDSSQTPLSRIIVEVTELGVVGRHAAETLHVLHNEGIRIALDDFGAGFASFSALSELPLDILKIDQSLTWAVSAAGRAGDRAFMVMESIADIARKLGLDSIAEGVETAEHAANVLRAGCDMGQGYYFGKPLPASSVVTPV, from the coding sequence ATGGTCCGCGAGCTTCGCGAGGCACTCGACGACCATCAATTCGAGGTGTTGTATCAACCCCAGGTCAATCTGAACTCGTCAGCAATTATCAGCTATGAAGCTCTTTTGCGTTGGCGCCATCCGCTGCGAGGGTTGATCGAACCTCAAGATTTCATGCGCTCCGCCGAATCCTCTGGGCTCATCATTCCCATCGGGCTACAAGCTCTGGAAATGATTTGTGCCCAAACAGCGTCGTGGCCTGAGCACATGATGGTCGCGGTCAACTTTTCGCCTCGCCAACTCGCTACCCCGCACGCCGCTCACGAGATCCTCGGAGCGCTCGACAGTTCACAAACGCCACTGAGCAGAATAATCGTGGAAGTCACCGAACTCGGCGTCGTAGGCCGGCATGCCGCCGAGACTCTTCACGTCTTGCACAACGAGGGAATTCGAATCGCGCTGGATGATTTCGGGGCGGGCTTCGCGTCCTTCTCCGCATTGTCGGAATTGCCGCTCGACATTCTCAAGATCGACCAATCCTTGACCTGGGCTGTCAGCGCAGCGGGTCGTGCTGGAGACCGCGCCTTCATGGTCATGGAGTCCATCGCCGACATCGCTCGGAAGCTAGGGCTTGATTCGATCGCAGAGGGCGTCGAAACCGCGGAACACGCAGCCAACGTCTTGCGGGCCGGCTGCGACATGGGCCAGGGCTATTACTTCGGCAAGCCACTTCCTGCGTCGTCCGTCGTCACTCCCGTGTGA
- a CDS encoding enoyl-CoA hydratase/isomerase family protein — protein MTRQTGQTYNFVTVDVTDSIATVTIDKPPANAFNPSMIAELLEILPVLASDQTVRVIVVTGTGRFFVAGADITVMRELTEETQRAMRPWVDVQRILESAPKPVVAKINGHALGGGAELTLACDFRIMAQSATIGFPEIGLGLFPGAGGSQRLPRLIGAHRAKVLMIEGKRLSAEHALDIGLVDTVVADADLDAHCADLARELATKPTATIGMIKRIVDEGMSLPLDQALDLEFEAVLDLIKTDDAAEGLQSFLDKRSPTFTGR, from the coding sequence TTGACGAGACAGACCGGCCAGACCTACAACTTCGTCACCGTCGACGTCACAGACTCGATTGCCACCGTGACTATCGACAAACCTCCAGCCAACGCATTCAACCCCAGCATGATCGCCGAGCTTCTGGAGATACTGCCGGTACTCGCGTCGGACCAGACCGTCCGCGTCATTGTCGTGACGGGCACTGGACGGTTCTTCGTCGCCGGTGCGGACATCACCGTGATGCGCGAGCTGACGGAAGAAACTCAGCGCGCGATGCGCCCGTGGGTCGACGTACAGCGGATCCTCGAGTCGGCTCCCAAACCTGTCGTCGCGAAGATCAACGGGCACGCACTCGGCGGCGGAGCAGAACTGACGTTGGCCTGCGACTTCCGCATCATGGCGCAGTCGGCGACCATCGGCTTCCCCGAGATCGGACTTGGGCTTTTTCCGGGTGCCGGTGGCAGCCAGCGACTTCCACGCCTCATCGGGGCTCACCGAGCCAAAGTGCTCATGATCGAAGGCAAGCGCCTCAGCGCCGAGCATGCACTCGATATCGGCCTGGTCGACACCGTCGTTGCGGACGCCGACCTCGATGCGCATTGCGCTGACCTCGCACGCGAACTCGCGACGAAACCCACTGCCACCATCGGAATGATCAAACGCATTGTCGACGAGGGCATGTCGTTGCCGCTCGATCAAGCGCTGGATCTCGAATTCGAGGCAGTGCTCGACCTGATCAAGACGGACGACGCTGCTGAGGGACTTCAGTCATTCCTCGACAAGCGGTCCCCCACCTTCACGGGACGCTGA
- a CDS encoding ABC transporter substrate-binding protein, whose translation MLNKFQKKWVGAVASLAALTIAVSGCTRPATDNSAESGGLVRIAVGVDPSYAPIFLADHEGMFEAAGLDVQVIQTEGGAAGAQNVVAGTSELSGNADSTALSVMAANPSLRALGVFQESDRYFQVVLRNGVEPKSIKTMGVFPGIGLYFTNHYLASLGIDPTTVTLVSTSPPEQPALLARGDIDGFLSFDPWVTQSVNTGGRVVATTGDFGAKYAQWIIASDNWLSANEETAGKVFKVISEASAIVNSDPDRAATAIAASIQMDPAEAADRVTQIDFGGRGFTEDDVERANELVAFFREQGKISADIDPSAVLLAGWFEQNAA comes from the coding sequence ATGCTCAACAAATTTCAGAAGAAATGGGTGGGCGCAGTCGCTTCTCTCGCCGCCCTGACGATCGCGGTCAGCGGATGCACCCGGCCCGCTACCGACAACTCCGCGGAAAGTGGTGGCCTGGTACGGATCGCGGTGGGTGTAGACCCGTCGTACGCCCCGATTTTCCTGGCCGACCACGAGGGCATGTTCGAGGCCGCCGGCCTCGACGTCCAGGTCATCCAGACGGAAGGCGGGGCGGCGGGCGCCCAGAACGTCGTAGCCGGAACTTCGGAACTCTCCGGCAATGCCGACTCGACGGCACTGTCCGTCATGGCCGCCAATCCGAGCCTGCGGGCGCTGGGCGTATTTCAGGAATCCGACCGATACTTCCAGGTTGTACTGAGGAATGGCGTCGAGCCGAAGTCGATCAAGACCATGGGCGTCTTCCCCGGCATCGGCCTCTACTTCACGAACCACTACCTGGCCAGTCTCGGCATCGACCCCACGACGGTCACACTCGTGAGCACAAGCCCGCCCGAACAGCCTGCTTTGCTGGCGCGCGGTGACATCGACGGCTTCCTGTCCTTCGACCCCTGGGTGACGCAGAGTGTCAATACCGGCGGGCGCGTTGTTGCCACGACCGGCGACTTCGGCGCCAAGTACGCCCAATGGATCATCGCTTCGGACAACTGGTTGTCCGCGAACGAAGAAACCGCAGGCAAGGTGTTCAAGGTGATCTCGGAAGCGTCGGCAATCGTGAACTCGGATCCGGATCGGGCTGCAACCGCAATTGCCGCGTCTATCCAGATGGACCCGGCCGAGGCCGCAGACCGGGTGACCCAAATCGATTTCGGTGGACGCGGATTCACCGAGGACGACGTGGAGCGCGCAAACGAACTTGTTGCATTCTTCCGCGAGCAGGGCAAGATCTCCGCGGACATCGATCCGTCCGCTGTCCTCCTCGCGGGATGGTTCGAGCAGAACGCCGCCTGA
- the tgt gene encoding tRNA guanosine(34) transglycosylase Tgt: MTSAVPTPPAPSVDKRPESIFTIGTRLEDRLGRTGTIHTPHGDIATPSFVAVGTKATVKAVLPESMKELGAQSLLANAYHLYLQPGPDIVDEAGGLGKFMNWDGPTFTDSGGFQVMSLGVGFKKVLAMEAVGVQSDDVIAKGKERLATVDDEGVTFKSHLDGSKHRFTPEVSMQIQHQLGADIMFAFDELTTLLNTRGYQERSVERTQAWAIRCINEHEKLTAERADKPYQALFGVIQGAQYEDLRRQACRGLESIEGENGYGFDGYGIGGALEKQNLGTIVRWCNEELPENKPRHMLGISEPDDFFVAIENGADTFDCVNPSRVARNAAIYVRSGRFNINTSRFRRDFTPIDDECDCYTCANYTRAYIHHLFKAKEMLASTLCTIHNERFTVKLVDDIRASIEGGYFHDFKADMLGKFYAAKTPAPQA, encoded by the coding sequence GTGACTTCTGCAGTACCGACACCGCCCGCGCCCTCCGTCGACAAGCGTCCCGAGTCGATTTTCACCATTGGGACCAGGCTCGAGGACCGGCTCGGACGAACCGGAACCATCCACACACCGCACGGCGATATCGCGACGCCGTCGTTCGTGGCTGTCGGAACCAAGGCCACGGTCAAGGCCGTGCTTCCCGAGTCCATGAAGGAACTCGGTGCGCAGTCGTTGCTCGCCAATGCGTACCACCTGTACCTGCAGCCGGGCCCCGACATCGTCGACGAGGCCGGCGGGCTGGGCAAGTTCATGAACTGGGACGGGCCCACCTTCACCGACAGCGGTGGCTTCCAGGTGATGTCTCTTGGCGTCGGGTTCAAGAAGGTGCTCGCGATGGAGGCCGTCGGTGTGCAGTCCGACGACGTCATCGCGAAGGGCAAGGAGCGTCTCGCGACAGTCGACGACGAGGGCGTGACGTTCAAATCGCACCTCGACGGCAGTAAGCATCGCTTCACCCCCGAGGTGTCGATGCAGATCCAGCATCAGCTCGGCGCCGACATCATGTTCGCGTTCGACGAGCTCACAACGCTGCTCAACACCCGCGGCTACCAGGAGCGATCGGTCGAGCGCACGCAGGCGTGGGCGATCCGCTGTATCAATGAACACGAGAAGCTCACCGCCGAACGCGCTGACAAGCCCTATCAGGCTCTCTTCGGCGTGATCCAAGGCGCGCAGTACGAAGATCTGCGACGTCAAGCCTGCCGCGGACTCGAGTCGATCGAAGGCGAGAACGGATACGGCTTCGACGGCTACGGCATCGGCGGCGCCCTCGAGAAGCAGAACCTCGGAACGATCGTGCGTTGGTGTAACGAGGAACTACCCGAGAACAAGCCGCGTCATATGCTCGGCATCAGTGAACCGGACGACTTCTTCGTCGCAATCGAGAACGGCGCGGACACTTTCGACTGCGTCAACCCGTCGCGTGTTGCTCGCAATGCTGCGATTTACGTCCGCTCCGGCAGGTTCAACATCAACACCAGCCGATTCCGTCGTGACTTCACGCCTATCGACGACGAGTGCGACTGCTACACGTGCGCCAATTACACCCGCGCGTACATCCATCACCTCTTCAAGGCGAAGGAAATGCTCGCGTCGACGCTTTGCACCATCCACAACGAGCGATTCACCGTGAAGTTGGTCGACGACATCCGAGCCAGCATCGAAGGTGGGTACTTCCACGACTTCAAGGCAGACATGCTCGGAAAGTTCTACGCGGCGAAGACGCCTGCACCTCAGGCGTAG
- a CDS encoding RDD family protein yields the protein MTTGGYDPNQNPEGGKQFPPQDPYGQQGTPPPGSYPPPAGPPQGGSYPPPPQGGNFPPPQGGNYPPPGGYPPPPQGGNFPPPPQFNDQGAYGGGNRLPSGAQPGDLWIRLGARIIDGIIVGVIAAILALLVSDSDSLILVSGLFSGILTFAYFIAMEVTQGRTLGKMILGLSVHGPGGAPRPSVQQSAIRNAFTLLSIIPIIGGILALVAYIVIAVTINNSPTKQGKHDELAGGTQVVKG from the coding sequence ATGACAACCGGTGGGTACGACCCCAACCAGAATCCAGAAGGCGGGAAGCAATTCCCACCCCAGGATCCATATGGCCAGCAGGGAACACCTCCTCCCGGAAGTTACCCACCACCCGCAGGCCCCCCGCAGGGCGGTAGCTACCCGCCGCCTCCACAGGGCGGAAACTTCCCGCCCCCTCAGGGTGGCAACTACCCGCCTCCCGGTGGATACCCGCCGCCGCCCCAGGGCGGAAACTTCCCGCCGCCTCCGCAGTTCAACGACCAAGGTGCGTACGGCGGAGGAAACCGGCTGCCTTCGGGTGCTCAGCCGGGCGATCTGTGGATTCGACTCGGTGCCCGCATCATCGACGGCATCATCGTCGGCGTCATCGCCGCGATTCTGGCTCTATTGGTCAGTGACTCCGACAGCTTGATTCTGGTCTCGGGACTGTTCTCGGGAATTCTGACCTTCGCTTACTTCATCGCAATGGAAGTAACGCAGGGTCGGACTTTGGGAAAGATGATTCTGGGCCTTTCAGTACACGGTCCGGGTGGCGCACCTCGCCCCTCCGTCCAGCAGTCTGCGATTCGCAACGCCTTCACGTTGCTCTCGATCATTCCGATCATCGGCGGAATCCTCGCGTTGGTCGCCTACATCGTCATCGCGGTCACGATCAACAACAGCCCCACCAAGCAGGGCAAGCATGACGAGCTCGCTGGTGGAACTCAGGTAGTCAAGGGTTAG
- a CDS encoding DUF4190 domain-containing protein, with protein sequence MTSSGGNNDDSSSDYQAKPGYGEFPSLPPEGYGVSPSETQSSPEVPGYTTPNEQYPGYPPPSYNPPGNNPQPGGIGEPNPYLPPQNFGPQNQYQQNQYQQPGQYGQAQYGQPQYGQPPNPYGQPNQFAGGYAPPMQPVGTNGLAIASLVVSLAGGCFYSLGGIVGIILGIVALNQIKQTGQQGRGLAIAGIAVGAAFLAIFAVILVVALIASASSSY encoded by the coding sequence ATGACGAGTTCCGGGGGCAACAACGACGATTCTTCGAGCGATTACCAGGCAAAACCTGGGTACGGAGAATTTCCGAGCCTGCCTCCTGAGGGGTACGGCGTGTCCCCGTCCGAAACGCAGTCTTCACCTGAAGTTCCCGGATATACCACTCCCAACGAGCAGTACCCGGGTTATCCACCGCCGTCGTACAACCCGCCCGGTAATAACCCCCAGCCGGGCGGAATCGGTGAACCGAACCCGTACCTGCCGCCGCAGAATTTCGGACCGCAGAATCAATATCAGCAGAATCAATATCAGCAACCCGGACAATACGGACAGGCTCAATACGGACAGCCTCAGTACGGCCAACCTCCGAACCCGTACGGTCAACCGAATCAATTCGCGGGTGGGTACGCACCGCCGATGCAGCCGGTCGGCACCAATGGTCTCGCAATTGCATCGCTGGTTGTATCGCTTGCGGGTGGTTGCTTCTACAGTCTCGGCGGAATCGTCGGAATCATTCTGGGAATTGTCGCGCTCAATCAGATCAAGCAGACAGGTCAACAGGGGCGCGGGCTTGCGATAGCCGGAATTGCGGTCGGCGCGGCCTTCTTGGCAATTTTTGCCGTGATTCTCGTGGTCGCACTCATAGCGAGTGCATCGTCGTCGTACTGA
- the gluQRS gene encoding tRNA glutamyl-Q(34) synthetase GluQRS, whose translation MEGAGRFAPSPSGDLHLGNLRTALLAWLFARTSGRDFLIRVEDLDRVRPGAMERQLDDLRRLGLTWDGPVVLQSHRLPLYHKAIDQLRERDLTYPCFCTRKEILQAPSAPHAPDGAYPGTCRNLSEAERAEKSASGRSPALRLRAGIDSFTVHDELFGEVTGPVDDVVLLRGDGVPAYNLAVVVDDGAQNIDQVVRGDDLLTSAPRQAYLAQLLDIEPPSYAHVPLALNSEGKRLAKRDGAVTLADQLEAGRSTEQVLTMIASSIGLAEPGEVVTPPQLADRFDSRKIPRTPWIFPAK comes from the coding sequence GTGGAAGGAGCAGGACGCTTCGCGCCGAGTCCGTCCGGCGATCTCCATCTGGGAAACCTCCGGACTGCCCTCCTGGCCTGGCTGTTCGCCCGCACCAGCGGGCGCGACTTCCTCATTCGGGTAGAGGATCTCGACCGTGTCCGCCCCGGCGCGATGGAACGACAACTCGACGATCTGCGCAGGCTCGGCCTCACGTGGGACGGCCCAGTCGTATTGCAGTCACACCGTCTTCCCTTGTACCACAAGGCTATCGACCAATTGCGCGAGCGTGACCTGACCTATCCCTGCTTCTGCACACGCAAGGAGATCCTGCAGGCACCGTCAGCGCCCCATGCTCCAGACGGCGCCTACCCCGGCACGTGTCGGAACCTTTCGGAGGCCGAACGCGCCGAGAAATCGGCAAGTGGCCGATCTCCCGCGCTGAGGCTACGGGCCGGCATCGACTCGTTCACCGTCCATGACGAACTGTTCGGCGAGGTGACGGGACCAGTCGACGACGTCGTCCTGCTCCGCGGAGACGGGGTGCCCGCTTACAACCTTGCCGTTGTCGTCGACGACGGTGCACAGAACATCGACCAGGTGGTTCGCGGCGACGACCTCCTGACCTCGGCTCCGCGTCAGGCATACCTTGCCCAGCTGCTCGACATCGAACCACCGTCGTACGCCCACGTTCCTCTTGCCTTGAACAGTGAAGGCAAGCGACTCGCGAAGCGCGACGGCGCAGTGACTCTGGCAGATCAACTCGAGGCCGGACGCAGTACCGAGCAGGTTCTGACGATGATCGCGTCGAGCATCGGTCTCGCCGAACCCGGCGAGGTTGTCACACCACCCCAATTGGCGGATCGATTCGACTCTCGCAAGATCCCCCGGACCCCGTGGATTTTCCCGGCGAAGTAA